A single genomic interval of Chlorogloeopsis sp. ULAP01 harbors:
- a CDS encoding DUF3445 domain-containing protein, whose amino-acid sequence MYKTCIQTSSLDNVWQEVPTTEASSNCASYFPLDNGRYEVKPGLMPFGFDLGNGITDRQVFQIDDNFADYRELKLSARAECLSKYYQTCNYSTDVASAIARLMIHRLTKEHPHHFQVEQQASDKITFHSRLSAETFYLDGNWQLLSFQTNGKPVFPPYVSILDALATQIQEDLTVICRAADGRNWLSAVHLCYPNHWSAEDKIGKDFNAIHTPVAGMEKINRRADAIVNTMIAHKPMVRFAWGLSTDTRLNHHPKPPTNIPIQQWQGRNFDPYNPRLYLRIERQVVWGLPEYQAALFSIRTYFRDCGAIKQDPQLRSKLVSAIQSMTSKSLIYKGLTESKDSILAWLTQKI is encoded by the coding sequence ATGTACAAGACTTGTATCCAAACCTCTTCCTTAGATAATGTATGGCAGGAAGTACCAACAACAGAAGCATCTAGCAACTGTGCTTCCTATTTTCCGCTTGATAACGGACGCTATGAAGTTAAACCAGGTTTGATGCCTTTTGGCTTTGACTTAGGTAACGGTATTACCGATCGCCAAGTATTTCAAATTGATGATAATTTTGCTGATTATCGTGAACTGAAGTTGTCTGCTCGTGCCGAATGTTTGAGCAAATACTACCAGACTTGCAATTATTCCACTGATGTAGCCAGTGCGATCGCTCGTTTAATGATTCATCGCCTTACCAAAGAACATCCCCATCATTTTCAAGTCGAACAGCAAGCTAGTGACAAGATTACATTTCATAGCCGCCTGAGTGCAGAAACTTTCTACCTAGATGGAAATTGGCAGTTACTGTCTTTTCAAACAAATGGAAAACCTGTCTTTCCACCTTATGTCTCAATCCTTGATGCTCTTGCTACACAAATACAGGAAGATTTGACAGTCATCTGTCGTGCTGCTGATGGTAGGAACTGGCTGAGTGCAGTTCATCTTTGCTATCCCAACCACTGGTCTGCTGAAGATAAAATTGGTAAAGATTTCAATGCCATACATACACCTGTGGCAGGGATGGAAAAAATTAATCGGCGGGCAGATGCGATCGTCAACACAATGATTGCTCACAAACCAATGGTGCGCTTTGCTTGGGGTTTGAGTACAGATACTCGCCTTAACCATCACCCCAAACCGCCAACGAATATACCAATTCAGCAGTGGCAAGGTAGAAACTTTGATCCTTACAATCCTCGGCTCTATTTACGAATTGAACGCCAAGTCGTTTGGGGGCTACCAGAATATCAGGCAGCGCTGTTTAGTATCCGTACTTACTTTCGAGATTGTGGTGCAATCAAACAAGATCCACAGTTGCGCTCAAAGTTAGTTTCTGCTATTCAGTCAATGACATCAAAATCACTGATATACAAGGGCTTGACAGAGAGTAAAGACAGTATCCTAGCTTGGTTGACACAGAAAATCTAA
- a CDS encoding helix-turn-helix domain-containing protein, producing MVPKNDRKPLLSPDCPMRRMLDLVGDKWTPPVLYILSSGTSRYSDFQRQIPGVSKKMLTQTLRRLEAAGIIERTVYAVVPPKVEYNLTPFGEKLIEPIAALADWAWQHQEELRLVYERQKSKVD from the coding sequence ATGGTTCCCAAAAATGACCGAAAACCCCTTCTTAGCCCAGATTGCCCGATGCGGCGAATGCTCGATTTGGTAGGAGATAAGTGGACGCCACCAGTGTTGTATATTTTGTCTTCTGGTACCAGTCGATACAGTGATTTTCAGCGTCAAATTCCTGGAGTTTCCAAGAAAATGCTGACACAAACCCTAAGAAGGTTGGAAGCCGCAGGTATTATTGAACGAACTGTGTATGCAGTTGTGCCACCAAAAGTGGAATATAATCTCACTCCATTTGGTGAAAAGTTGATTGAACCTATAGCAGCTTTGGCAGATTGGGCTTGGCAGCATCAAGAAGAATTGAGGCTTGTTTACGAACGTCAAAAGAGCAAGGTAGATTAA
- a CDS encoding acetate kinase → MNILVLNAGSSSQKSCLYALRHDVLPSQPPEPLWEAQIDWTHQQGVAELKVKTATGVVLKDELPSVSRVNSTLKMLETLWSGKTQVLEKPQAINIVGHRVVHGGQKFRSSTLVTPQVKAAIADLTDLAPAHNPANLEGMEVVEQILGTELPQVAVFDTAFHTQMPLAAVVYPGPYEWLEKGIRRYGFHGISHQYCAQRAAQILGRELKHLRLITCHLGNGCSLAAIRNGYSVDTTMGFTPLEGLMMGSRSGSVDPGILIYLMRQNNYTADELDRLLNKASGLQGISGISADMRQIMTALVEGNSRARLALEIYVHRLRSGIGAMLASLGGLDALIFTAGIGENSSEIRAAACESFEFLGLQLDPQKNTRSPEDRDIATANSKVRILVIHTQEDWAIAQECWHLLCSN, encoded by the coding sequence ATGAATATCTTAGTTTTAAATGCAGGCTCAAGCAGTCAAAAAAGCTGCCTGTATGCACTTAGGCATGATGTACTACCATCACAACCACCTGAACCTCTTTGGGAAGCACAGATTGACTGGACGCATCAGCAAGGTGTGGCAGAACTCAAGGTAAAAACAGCTACTGGAGTTGTGCTCAAAGATGAGCTACCCTCTGTTTCGCGGGTTAATTCAACCTTAAAGATGCTCGAAACACTGTGGAGTGGCAAAACACAGGTATTAGAAAAACCGCAGGCAATTAATATTGTCGGGCATCGAGTCGTGCATGGAGGACAAAAGTTTCGCTCCAGTACGCTAGTGACTCCTCAAGTGAAAGCTGCGATCGCTGACTTAACCGATTTAGCCCCTGCTCACAATCCTGCTAACTTGGAAGGAATGGAAGTAGTTGAACAAATTCTCGGCACTGAATTACCCCAAGTTGCAGTTTTTGACACCGCATTTCACACACAAATGCCTCTTGCTGCGGTTGTCTATCCTGGGCCGTATGAATGGCTAGAAAAAGGTATCCGACGCTACGGGTTTCACGGGATTAGTCACCAGTACTGTGCTCAACGAGCAGCACAAATTTTAGGGCGAGAACTGAAGCACCTGCGCCTAATCACCTGTCACTTGGGTAACGGTTGTTCTCTTGCTGCTATCCGTAATGGCTACAGTGTAGATACCACAATGGGGTTTACGCCTCTTGAGGGTTTGATGATGGGTAGTCGCTCTGGCTCCGTTGATCCTGGTATTTTAATTTACCTGATGCGGCAGAATAATTACACTGCTGACGAGTTGGATAGGTTATTGAATAAAGCCTCTGGTTTGCAGGGAATATCGGGTATATCTGCGGATATGCGGCAAATTATGACGGCTCTAGTTGAAGGTAATTCACGCGCCCGATTAGCGCTTGAAATCTACGTTCATCGTCTCCGCTCTGGTATTGGTGCAATGCTTGCCAGTTTGGGAGGGTTAGATGCCTTAATTTTTACCGCAGGAATTGGAGAGAATTCTTCGGAGATTCGGGCTGCTGCCTGTGAAAGTTTTGAATTTCTGGGATTGCAACTCGATCCCCAAAAAAATACACGTTCACCTGAAGATAGAGATATTGCCACAGCTAATTCAAAAGTGAGAATTTTGGTGATTCATACCCAAGAAGACTGGGCGATCGCTCAAGAATGTTGGCATTTATTGTGTAGTAATTGA
- a CDS encoding glycogen/starch/alpha-glucan phosphorylase, with the protein MNPPVETLQQTIKVEDDRTGLSLETLKRAIADNLFYIQGKYPAIATKNDFYMALAYTVRDRLLQRWLNTTETYLKSKVKVVCYLSAEFLMGPHLSNNLVNLGIYEQVRRAVEESGLDFVELREQEEEPGLGNGGLGRLAACYMDSLASLEIPAIGYGIRYEFGIFDQEIRDGWQIEITDKWLRYGNPWEIERPEASIDVKFGGYTQAYNDEKGHYRVRWIPDIIVKGVPYDTPILGYKVNTANTLRLWKAEAPESFEFEAFNVGDYYGAVNEKVVAENITKVLYPNDEPIQGKQLRLQQQYFFVSCSLQDMIRLHLQRQDSLDNFHESFAVQLNDTHPAIGVAELMRLLVDEHQMDWDRAWQITQNTFAYTNHTLLPEALEKWPLSLFGRLLPRHLQIIYEINQRFLGQVRAKYPDDHQRIARLSLIDESGEKYIRMAHLASVGSHAINGVAALHTKLLQQDVLRDFYELWPEKFSNKTNGVTPRRWIVVSNPKLAELINRKIGTNWIKHLEELKQLEAFVEDAEFRQQWRQIKQDIKRDLAEYVKKNHAIDINPQSLFDVQVKRIHEYKRQHLNALYIITLYNQIKQNPNIDVVPRTFIFGGKAAPGYFMAKLIIKLINSVAQVVNNDPDVRDRLKVVFLPDYNVRFGQRVYPAADLSEQISTAGKEASGTGNMKFSMNGALTIGTLDGANIEIREEVGAENFFLFGLTTPEVYALKAKGYNPWDYYHANSQLKTVIDLISSGFFSHGDTSLFRPLVDSLLYHDQYMLFADYQSYVDCQEQVNQAYRDEEKWTRMSILNAVRMGKFSSDRAIREYCQEIWNAQPVNVEMQEYVQPKPDMGKEAQSVASQASQAWLGAKV; encoded by the coding sequence ATGAACCCACCAGTAGAAACTTTACAGCAGACAATCAAGGTAGAAGACGATCGCACTGGTTTAAGTTTAGAAACCCTGAAGCGAGCAATAGCTGATAATCTTTTTTACATCCAAGGTAAATATCCTGCCATTGCGACTAAGAATGATTTTTACATGGCACTGGCATATACAGTACGCGATCGTCTTCTGCAACGCTGGCTCAACACTACTGAAACTTACTTAAAAAGTAAAGTAAAAGTAGTTTGCTATCTCTCCGCAGAATTCCTGATGGGGCCACACTTAAGTAACAACTTGGTAAACTTAGGAATTTACGAGCAAGTGCGTAGAGCAGTTGAGGAATCCGGTTTAGATTTTGTCGAATTACGCGAACAGGAAGAAGAACCGGGCTTGGGTAACGGAGGCTTAGGGCGTCTTGCTGCCTGTTATATGGACTCGCTTGCTAGCTTAGAAATTCCAGCGATCGGCTACGGTATTCGCTACGAATTTGGTATTTTCGATCAAGAAATTCGCGATGGTTGGCAAATTGAAATCACCGATAAATGGCTACGCTATGGCAACCCCTGGGAGATTGAGCGTCCAGAAGCAAGTATAGATGTAAAATTTGGCGGTTATACCCAAGCCTATAACGACGAGAAAGGTCACTATCGAGTTCGTTGGATTCCCGATATAATTGTCAAGGGTGTTCCTTACGATACACCAATCCTTGGATATAAAGTCAATACTGCCAATACTTTACGTTTATGGAAAGCTGAAGCTCCCGAATCATTTGAATTTGAGGCGTTTAATGTTGGCGACTACTATGGTGCAGTCAACGAAAAAGTGGTTGCAGAAAATATTACTAAAGTTCTCTATCCCAATGATGAGCCAATTCAAGGTAAACAACTACGTCTGCAACAACAGTACTTTTTTGTTTCTTGTTCCCTGCAAGATATGATCCGCTTGCACTTGCAGAGACAGGATAGTTTAGATAACTTCCACGAGTCGTTTGCAGTCCAACTCAATGACACCCACCCTGCTATTGGTGTTGCTGAATTAATGCGGTTGTTGGTGGATGAGCATCAAATGGATTGGGATCGAGCTTGGCAGATTACCCAAAATACTTTTGCTTATACCAACCATACCTTATTACCTGAAGCTCTAGAAAAGTGGCCTCTAAGCCTATTTGGTAGACTTCTACCCAGGCATCTACAAATTATCTATGAAATCAATCAACGTTTCCTCGGTCAAGTTCGGGCTAAATATCCCGACGATCACCAGCGCATTGCCAGACTCTCACTGATTGATGAAAGTGGCGAAAAGTATATCCGTATGGCACACTTAGCTAGTGTTGGGTCTCATGCCATCAATGGTGTTGCTGCACTGCACACAAAGTTACTTCAGCAGGATGTGCTTCGGGATTTTTATGAATTGTGGCCTGAAAAGTTCAGTAATAAGACTAATGGTGTGACACCACGCCGCTGGATAGTAGTGAGTAATCCTAAACTGGCTGAACTAATTAATCGCAAAATCGGGACAAACTGGATAAAACATCTAGAGGAACTAAAGCAACTAGAAGCTTTTGTTGAGGATGCTGAGTTTAGGCAACAATGGCGACAGATTAAGCAGGACATTAAGCGCGATTTGGCAGAGTACGTCAAGAAAAATCATGCAATTGACATCAATCCTCAATCGCTGTTTGATGTTCAGGTAAAGCGCATTCACGAGTACAAGCGTCAACACCTGAACGCGCTGTATATTATCACGCTCTACAATCAGATTAAGCAAAATCCTAATATTGACGTTGTACCTCGCACCTTCATCTTTGGTGGTAAAGCAGCTCCTGGCTATTTCATGGCCAAGTTGATTATTAAACTCATCAACTCCGTAGCTCAGGTAGTTAATAACGATCCTGATGTACGCGATCGCCTCAAGGTGGTTTTCCTGCCAGACTATAATGTTAGGTTTGGTCAGCGAGTCTATCCCGCTGCTGATTTGTCGGAGCAAATCTCTACTGCTGGTAAAGAAGCCTCTGGCACTGGCAACATGAAATTCTCTATGAATGGAGCATTGACAATTGGCACGCTTGATGGCGCCAATATCGAAATTCGCGAAGAGGTGGGAGCTGAGAATTTCTTCTTGTTTGGATTGACAACACCAGAGGTATATGCATTGAAAGCCAAAGGCTACAACCCTTGGGATTACTATCATGCCAATTCGCAACTAAAAACAGTAATTGATTTGATTAGTTCAGGATTTTTCTCTCATGGCGATACGAGTTTATTCCGACCGTTGGTAGATTCGTTACTTTATCATGATCAGTATATGCTGTTTGCCGATTACCAGTCTTATGTAGACTGTCAGGAGCAGGTAAATCAAGCTTACCGCGACGAGGAAAAATGGACACGAATGTCAATTCTCAATGCTGTACGGATGGGTAAGTTCTCTTCTGATCGTGCAATTCGGGAATATTGCCAAGAAATTTGGAACGCCCAGCCAGTTAATGTAGAAATGCAAGAGTACGTACAACCAAAACCGGACATGGGAAAAGAAGCACAATCTGTGGCTTCTCAAGCTTCTCAAGCGTGGTTAGGAGCTAAGGTCTAG
- a CDS encoding histidine phosphatase family protein translates to MSLKLYLLRHGETIYSRTGGYCGVLDPDLTPEGHLMAQAFAETYSKLPWEAIYVSPMKRTIATAKPLCDAIGMEMQLRDGLKEINYGQWEDKTVDYVKEHYRDDYVRWLTEPAWNPPTDGETAVQIASRSSVVIAEIEEKYTTGNVLVVSHKATLRIILCGLLGIDLGRYRDRINALAASVSVVKFDHHGPLLEVLGDRYYLPEELRALTGT, encoded by the coding sequence ATGAGCCTAAAATTATACCTATTACGACACGGGGAAACAATTTACAGTCGCACAGGTGGTTATTGCGGTGTACTAGATCCGGATTTAACCCCAGAAGGACATTTGATGGCTCAGGCGTTTGCCGAGACTTATAGCAAACTACCCTGGGAAGCTATTTATGTCAGTCCAATGAAACGCACGATCGCCACTGCCAAGCCGTTGTGTGATGCGATCGGGATGGAAATGCAACTGCGGGATGGGCTAAAAGAAATTAACTACGGTCAGTGGGAAGACAAAACCGTAGATTATGTAAAAGAACACTACAGGGATGATTATGTTCGGTGGTTGACTGAACCTGCTTGGAACCCTCCAACTGATGGAGAAACTGCCGTCCAAATTGCCAGCCGCTCTTCAGTAGTTATTGCTGAAATAGAAGAAAAATATACCACAGGCAATGTTTTAGTGGTGTCGCACAAAGCAACTTTGCGGATTATTCTATGTGGATTGTTGGGTATAGATTTAGGACGATACCGCGATCGCATTAATGCTTTGGCTGCCTCTGTTAGTGTTGTTAAGTTTGATCATCATGGCCCATTATTAGAAGTGTTGGGCGATCGCTATTACTTGCCGGAAGAACTACGTGCCTTAACAGGAACTTAG
- a CDS encoding FAD-dependent oxidoreductase translates to MAESSQRKKVVVVGAGWAGLGATYHLAKQGYDVTLLEAGSYPGGLVAGWRTSGGRAVEAGIHGFWYPYKNIFSLINELGINPFTNWTRSSQYSPVGLEVESPIFQDLPRLPTPLGTFVYTYFKRLPLIDRLSALPLLYAVVDFDNSDEAWRRYDFVTARELFKDFSVSARLYRESFEPMLLVGLFAPGEQCSAAATLGMLYFFILAHQPDFDVVWCRGTIGERIFRPWVERIEKAGGKLLANKRVTDVIVDSNNQATGVVCGDEVFEADAVIFAVGITGMKKIISSSVNLQSREQFRNVSNLGAIDVLATRLWFDRKINIPRPSNACFGFDETTGWTFFDLNALHDEYKNEPGTVVEVDFYHANQFISLEDKEIVPIVQRYLAHCIPQFQTAKVIDSSVIRLPQAVTHFAPGSYRYMLPARTCLKNVFMSGDWIINRHGSWSQEKAYVTGLEAANLTISFLGKGQLANILPVEVDEPHIQLARTVNRAARHVGKSILPDFWLP, encoded by the coding sequence ATGGCAGAATCGTCACAGCGTAAAAAAGTTGTTGTTGTTGGTGCAGGTTGGGCTGGTTTAGGCGCAACCTACCACTTGGCAAAACAAGGTTACGATGTGACACTGCTCGAAGCAGGCTCTTATCCTGGTGGGCTAGTAGCTGGTTGGAGAACATCAGGAGGGCGTGCTGTGGAAGCAGGCATTCACGGCTTTTGGTATCCTTACAAAAATATTTTTTCTCTAATTAATGAATTAGGAATTAACCCTTTTACCAATTGGACTCGTTCTTCACAATATTCACCCGTTGGTTTGGAGGTTGAGTCTCCGATTTTTCAAGATTTACCGCGTCTGCCGACTCCTTTAGGTACTTTTGTTTATACGTATTTCAAACGACTACCATTAATTGATCGCCTGAGTGCCTTACCTTTACTTTATGCCGTAGTTGATTTTGATAATTCCGATGAAGCTTGGCGGCGTTACGATTTTGTGACTGCCCGTGAATTGTTCAAAGATTTTAGTGTGTCTGCACGTCTTTACCGAGAATCTTTTGAACCAATGCTATTAGTTGGTTTATTTGCTCCAGGCGAACAATGTTCTGCTGCCGCAACTTTGGGAATGCTGTATTTCTTTATTCTGGCGCATCAACCCGATTTTGATGTAGTGTGGTGTCGCGGCACTATCGGCGAAAGAATCTTTCGCCCTTGGGTAGAACGCATTGAAAAAGCAGGGGGAAAATTACTCGCCAACAAACGAGTTACTGATGTCATTGTTGATAGTAATAATCAGGCAACAGGAGTGGTTTGCGGTGATGAAGTGTTTGAAGCTGATGCAGTAATTTTTGCTGTTGGCATCACTGGCATGAAGAAAATTATTTCCAGTAGTGTCAATCTTCAAAGTCGCGAACAATTCCGCAATGTAAGTAATTTAGGAGCGATTGATGTTTTAGCAACTCGTTTGTGGTTTGACCGCAAAATTAATATTCCTCGTCCTTCTAATGCTTGTTTTGGCTTTGATGAAACTACCGGATGGACATTTTTTGATTTAAATGCATTACATGATGAATATAAAAATGAACCAGGAACAGTTGTTGAAGTTGATTTTTATCACGCTAACCAATTTATTTCTTTAGAAGACAAAGAAATTGTGCCGATTGTACAACGTTATTTAGCACATTGTATACCCCAATTCCAAACAGCAAAAGTAATTGACAGCAGTGTCATTCGTTTACCACAAGCAGTAACTCACTTTGCTCCTGGCAGCTATCGCTATATGTTGCCAGCAAGAACTTGTTTGAAAAATGTGTTTATGAGTGGTGATTGGATTATTAATCGTCACGGTTCTTGGTCGCAAGAAAAAGCCTATGTTACAGGTTTGGAAGCAGCAAATTTAACAATTTCCTTTTTAGGGAAAGGACAATTAGCTAATATTTTACCAGTGGAAGTAGATGAACCTCATATTCAGTTAGCAAGAACTGTAAATCGTGCTGCACGTCATGTCGGCAAATCTATCTTGCCTGATTTTTGGTTACCATAA
- a CDS encoding DUF3131 domain-containing protein — translation MQKIDILTSQFTSPVQETEAIARLDAQSLAWRGTPISPSQIKIAKTPYTAPGVGTLTPEEIAIAHQAWLYFERNWNNETGLTNSIDGLSSVTIWDQAVAIAALVSAKELNILSASEFEIKISKTLQTLATLPLYKQELPNKIYNTKTLIPINYGQLEKREEIGWSALDLGRMGIWLKIVGAKYPQLQAQTEAVWKHWRVKRLTKNGQMYGTSVVQNKEEYNQQGRLGYENYAAYGLKLWDLYVNQALDYQSHTAFVNIYGQGVPYDRRNYKNSGANNYVLSEPYILDGIETGFQALPKAYADRVLAAQEARYQATKQLTAVTEDYLDRPPYFVYNSLFVNEETWATITDSGQKYNHLRFLSAKTAIGWHVLYNTAYTRQLWDFVQVNLKSGNGWYNGFYESLHQPNKALTANNNGVILESLLYKQVGKPLTVWAGVHTAYYSG, via the coding sequence GTGCAAAAAATTGACATATTAACATCCCAATTTACCTCCCCAGTTCAAGAAACTGAAGCAATTGCCAGGCTTGATGCTCAATCCTTAGCTTGGCGCGGTACACCGATTAGCCCTAGCCAAATTAAAATTGCCAAAACTCCCTATACTGCCCCTGGCGTAGGAACGTTAACACCAGAAGAAATAGCGATCGCTCATCAAGCTTGGTTATATTTTGAGCGCAACTGGAACAATGAAACAGGCTTAACTAATTCTATTGATGGATTAAGTTCTGTAACGATTTGGGATCAAGCAGTGGCTATTGCTGCATTAGTGAGTGCAAAAGAACTCAATATCCTGTCTGCATCAGAGTTTGAAATCAAAATCAGCAAGACTTTGCAAACTCTAGCAACGCTACCTTTGTACAAACAAGAACTACCCAACAAGATTTATAATACAAAAACTCTCATACCCATTAATTATGGTCAACTAGAAAAACGTGAAGAAATTGGTTGGTCAGCTTTAGATTTGGGAAGGATGGGAATTTGGCTAAAAATTGTCGGAGCAAAATATCCCCAACTGCAAGCGCAGACAGAAGCTGTTTGGAAGCATTGGCGAGTTAAACGTCTCACCAAAAATGGACAAATGTATGGTACCAGCGTAGTCCAGAATAAAGAAGAATATAACCAACAAGGTCGTTTAGGTTATGAGAATTACGCTGCCTATGGTCTAAAATTGTGGGATCTATATGTTAACCAAGCCTTGGATTATCAATCCCACACTGCCTTTGTCAATATTTACGGGCAGGGAGTTCCCTATGATCGGCGCAACTACAAAAATTCAGGAGCTAATAACTACGTTCTCAGCGAACCCTATATCTTGGATGGCATTGAAACAGGTTTTCAAGCTTTGCCTAAAGCTTACGCAGACAGGGTTCTAGCTGCTCAAGAAGCTCGCTATCAGGCAACAAAACAATTAACTGCTGTTACCGAAGACTATTTAGATCGTCCTCCCTACTTTGTTTACAATAGCTTGTTTGTGAACGAAGAAACCTGGGCTACCATCACAGATAGTGGACAAAAATACAATCATTTACGGTTTCTCAGTGCTAAGACAGCTATCGGTTGGCACGTGCTTTACAATACTGCTTACACCCGTCAGTTATGGGACTTTGTTCAAGTAAATCTTAAGTCTGGTAATGGCTGGTACAACGGCTTCTACGAATCTCTGCATCAGCCGAACAAAGCTCTCACCGCTAACAATAACGGTGTGATTCTGGAAAGTCTACTCTATAAACAAGTTGGCAAACCACTAACGGTGTGGGCAGGAGTACATACAGCTTATTATTCTGGCTAA
- a CDS encoding NUDIX hydrolase, with product MQPKWLEWARQLQAIAQNGLTFSENAFDIERFKAIQAIAAEIMVTHTNAELSYILDLFARDVGYATPKVDVRGAVFRDEQILLVKERSDGCWTLPGGWADIGSSPSEAVVKEIYEESGYLARAIKLVAVYDRDRQGHPPFPHYIYKLFFQCELLGGFPSPSIETEAVGFFPEDEIPELSVGRVTAAQITRLFEHYRHPELSTDFD from the coding sequence ATGCAACCCAAATGGCTAGAATGGGCGAGACAACTACAAGCGATCGCTCAAAATGGTTTAACTTTTTCTGAAAATGCTTTTGATATTGAACGCTTTAAAGCAATACAAGCGATCGCTGCGGAAATCATGGTTACCCACACCAACGCCGAACTTAGTTATATCCTTGATTTGTTTGCTCGCGATGTTGGATATGCGACTCCTAAGGTAGATGTACGGGGTGCAGTGTTTCGCGATGAGCAAATCTTGCTTGTGAAGGAACGATCTGACGGTTGTTGGACTTTACCTGGTGGATGGGCTGATATAGGTTCCTCGCCCAGTGAAGCAGTTGTCAAAGAAATTTATGAAGAATCCGGTTACCTAGCCCGTGCGATCAAACTTGTTGCTGTCTATGACAGAGATAGACAAGGACATCCACCTTTTCCACATTACATCTACAAGCTATTTTTTCAGTGCGAATTGCTTGGTGGTTTCCCATCTCCCAGTATTGAGACAGAAGCTGTGGGATTTTTTCCTGAGGATGAAATTCCCGAATTGTCTGTTGGGCGTGTCACAGCAGCGCAAATTACCAGACTTTTTGAGCATTATCGCCATCCAGAGTTATCGACTGATTTTGATTAA
- a CDS encoding HlyD family secretion protein — protein MERLNSSQNTQQVAGLEEQKTPVLEQEVMTAITVSDSGSSTTKRVSPFSKRLLPVVGLGVLLGVGAIASGIYAYRRWQYTQNNLQTGHAYVTADIHPVTSRISGVVTEVAVSDNQFVSPGTVLVKLDPRDYQISLAQAKASLELAKQQANLAQEKIKNAANNPVFLQLSEPRPQNPANKNTQTNKNNLSQLQVIRQQRELNEQQYKTAQAAIAQKQADLKKAELQLSYTQITALVDGKIGNKNIQVGQRVEPGQTLFTIVQPNPWIIANFQETQLEKIQPGQNVNIKIPAFHSRTFQGKVDSMYPTSSMFAFPPEDISSEERLPASAIGNNEMQEIPIKIVFDPNSIQGYESRITPGMSAIVTVKTQ, from the coding sequence ATGGAACGCCTAAATTCTTCACAAAACACCCAGCAAGTCGCAGGATTGGAGGAACAAAAAACTCCAGTTTTGGAGCAAGAGGTGATGACAGCTATCACTGTTAGTGATTCCGGTAGTAGCACCACAAAAAGAGTTTCGCCATTTTCTAAGCGTTTGCTACCTGTAGTGGGATTGGGAGTCTTATTAGGTGTAGGAGCGATCGCTTCAGGAATTTACGCTTACCGTCGTTGGCAGTACACCCAAAACAATTTACAAACTGGCCATGCCTACGTCACAGCAGATATTCATCCCGTCACATCTCGAATATCAGGGGTAGTTACCGAAGTAGCAGTCAGTGATAACCAATTTGTATCTCCTGGCACGGTATTGGTAAAACTCGATCCCCGTGACTATCAAATATCTTTGGCTCAGGCAAAAGCATCCTTAGAATTAGCCAAACAGCAAGCGAATTTGGCACAAGAAAAAATCAAAAATGCCGCAAATAATCCTGTTTTCCTACAATTATCAGAGCCACGTCCACAAAATCCAGCAAATAAAAACACTCAAACAAACAAAAATAATCTCTCGCAGTTACAAGTCATCAGGCAGCAAAGAGAGCTAAACGAGCAACAGTATAAAACAGCGCAGGCGGCGATCGCTCAAAAGCAAGCGGATCTGAAAAAAGCTGAACTCCAGCTATCTTATACTCAAATCACTGCCTTAGTTGATGGAAAAATCGGTAACAAAAACATTCAAGTTGGGCAGAGGGTAGAACCAGGACAAACTCTTTTCACCATAGTGCAGCCCAATCCTTGGATTATTGCTAATTTTCAAGAAACACAGTTAGAAAAAATACAGCCTGGGCAAAATGTGAACATAAAAATTCCCGCCTTCCACAGTCGGACGTTCCAAGGCAAGGTAGATAGTATGTACCCAACTTCTAGTATGTTTGCCTTTCCTCCAGAAGATATTTCTTCCGAGGAACGTCTTCCAGCTAGTGCCATTGGAAATAATGAGATGCAAGAAATCCCCATCAAAATTGTGTTCGATCCTAATAGCATTCAAGGTTATGAATCCCGAATCACTCCCGGAATGTCAGCAATCGTGACAGTAAAAACCCAATAA